A section of the Amycolatopsis sp. AA4 genome encodes:
- a CDS encoding MFS transporter produces MPLALVALAIGAFGIGTTEFVIMGLLPEIAADFGVSIPSAGFLVTGYALGVVAGAPVMTVLGTKINRKTMLMLLMGLFIAGNLLSAVAPVFGVMLAGRIVASLAHGAFFGIGSVVAAELVAPDKRAGAIAIMFTGLTVANIVGVPLGTFVGQAVGWRVTFGVVAALGVVGLAGVAKLVPDLPRPEGAHLRKELAAFRNVQVILAMAMTVLGFGGVFAAITYIAPMMTEIAGYSAGAVTWLLVLFGVGMFLGNLTGGRFADRKLMPMLYVSLGGLAIVLALFTVTAHSKVLAAATILLIGALGFATVPPLQKRVLDQAHGAPTLASVVNIGAFNLGNALSAWLGGVVISAGFGYTAPNWVGVALAGSALGLAVLSAALERRPRVAVAEPLVQH; encoded by the coding sequence ATGCCACTAGCACTGGTAGCGCTGGCCATCGGGGCGTTCGGGATCGGCACCACCGAATTCGTGATCATGGGTCTTCTCCCCGAGATCGCCGCCGACTTCGGGGTGTCCATTCCCTCGGCCGGTTTCCTGGTGACGGGTTACGCGCTCGGGGTCGTCGCGGGCGCCCCGGTGATGACCGTTCTCGGGACGAAGATCAATCGCAAGACCATGCTCATGCTGCTCATGGGCCTGTTCATCGCGGGGAACCTGCTTTCGGCGGTCGCGCCCGTTTTCGGGGTCATGCTCGCCGGGCGGATTGTCGCGTCGCTCGCGCACGGGGCGTTCTTCGGGATCGGCTCGGTCGTCGCGGCGGAGCTCGTCGCGCCGGACAAGCGGGCCGGGGCGATCGCGATCATGTTCACTGGCCTCACGGTCGCCAACATCGTCGGCGTGCCGCTCGGGACGTTCGTCGGGCAGGCGGTCGGCTGGCGGGTCACGTTCGGGGTCGTCGCGGCGCTCGGCGTCGTCGGGCTCGCCGGCGTCGCGAAGCTGGTGCCGGACCTGCCGCGGCCCGAGGGGGCGCATCTGCGCAAGGAGCTGGCCGCGTTCCGGAACGTCCAGGTGATCCTCGCGATGGCCATGACGGTGCTCGGTTTCGGCGGGGTCTTCGCCGCGATCACCTACATCGCCCCGATGATGACCGAGATCGCCGGGTATTCGGCGGGCGCGGTGACCTGGCTGCTGGTGCTGTTCGGCGTCGGCATGTTCCTCGGCAACCTGACCGGCGGCCGGTTCGCCGACCGCAAGCTCATGCCGATGCTCTACGTCAGCCTCGGCGGCCTCGCGATCGTACTGGCGCTGTTCACCGTCACCGCGCACAGCAAAGTCCTCGCCGCGGCAACGATTCTGCTGATCGGCGCGCTCGGCTTCGCCACTGTGCCGCCGCTGCAGAAGCGCGTTCTCGACCAGGCGCACGGCGCGCCGACGCTCGCCTCCGTCGTCAACATCGGCGCGTTCAACCTCGGCAACGCGCTGTCCGCGTGGCTCGGCGGCGTCGTGATTTCCGCCGGATTCGGTTACACCGCACCGAACTGGGTCGGGGTCGCGCTCGCCGGTTCCGCGCTCGGCCTCGCGGTCTTGTCGGCCGCGCTCGAGCGGCGGCCGCGCGTCGCCGTGGCCGAACCCCTTGTCCAGCACTGA
- a CDS encoding aldo/keto reductase: protein MKIRLNNGVEIPQLGFGVFQVPDDETTAAVASALEAGYRSIDTAAIYGNEAGVGRAIAESGISREELFVTTKLWNEDQGYDSTLRAFDASLAKLGLDYVDLYLIHWPTPARDRYLDTWRALEHLAKDGRIRAAGVSNFQPAHLRRLLDTSDLVPAVNQIELHPGLQQKELRAFHAEHGIATEAWSPLAQGAVLTDPAITEIAERTGKSAAQVVLRWHLQLGNIVIPKSVTPARIRQNLDVFDFALTDDDLAAIAASDRGLRTGPDPDQFN from the coding sequence ATGAAGATCCGCCTGAACAACGGCGTCGAAATTCCGCAGCTCGGCTTCGGCGTCTTCCAGGTCCCGGACGACGAGACCACCGCCGCGGTGGCCAGCGCGCTCGAAGCGGGCTACCGCAGCATCGACACCGCCGCGATCTACGGCAACGAAGCAGGCGTCGGCCGCGCCATCGCCGAGTCCGGGATCTCCCGCGAGGAACTCTTCGTCACCACCAAGCTGTGGAACGAAGACCAGGGTTACGACTCCACCCTGCGCGCCTTCGACGCCAGCCTCGCGAAACTCGGTCTCGACTACGTCGACCTGTACCTGATCCACTGGCCGACGCCCGCCCGCGACCGCTACCTCGACACCTGGCGCGCCCTGGAACACCTCGCCAAGGACGGCCGGATCCGCGCCGCCGGCGTCTCCAACTTCCAGCCCGCGCACCTGCGTCGCCTGCTCGACACCAGCGACCTCGTGCCCGCGGTCAACCAGATCGAGCTGCACCCGGGTCTTCAGCAGAAGGAACTGCGCGCCTTCCACGCCGAGCACGGCATCGCGACGGAAGCGTGGAGCCCGCTGGCCCAGGGCGCGGTCCTGACCGACCCGGCGATCACCGAAATCGCCGAGCGCACGGGCAAATCGGCCGCGCAGGTCGTGCTGCGCTGGCACCTGCAGCTGGGCAACATCGTGATCCCGAAGTCCGTGACGCCCGCCCGGATCCGGCAGAACCTGGACGTCTTCGACTTCGCGCTGACCGACGACGACCTCGCCGCGATCGCCGCCTCCGACCGCGGCCTGCGCACCGGGCCGGACCCGGATCAGTTCAACTGA
- a CDS encoding dihydrofolate reductase family protein → MRKLVYYIAVTLDGRIAGPAGEFDFFPQGDAPQTAAYMGFMNSLYPETVPTAFRAAFGLADAPNRRFDTVLMGRATHQLDPSVPSPYAHLRQYVVSSTLKPDLDPAVTVVPGDPVGLVRDLKKEETEKDIWLCGGGTLAGALLPEIDEIVLKSYPVVAGAGIPMVAGEFDPTVFSVAERTAFPNGVTATRLVRN, encoded by the coding sequence ATGCGAAAGCTCGTGTACTACATCGCGGTCACCCTCGACGGCCGCATCGCCGGCCCCGCGGGCGAGTTCGACTTCTTCCCCCAGGGCGACGCCCCGCAGACCGCCGCATATATGGGATTCATGAACTCGCTGTACCCGGAGACCGTCCCCACCGCGTTCCGCGCCGCTTTCGGCCTCGCGGACGCCCCGAACCGCCGGTTCGACACCGTCCTGATGGGCCGCGCGACCCACCAGCTCGATCCGAGCGTCCCCAGCCCATATGCGCACCTGCGGCAGTACGTCGTGTCGAGCACGCTGAAACCGGACCTCGACCCGGCGGTCACCGTCGTCCCCGGCGACCCGGTCGGCCTGGTGAGAGACCTGAAGAAGGAGGAAACGGAAAAGGACATCTGGCTATGCGGCGGCGGCACCCTGGCCGGGGCGCTGCTGCCGGAGATCGACGAGATCGTGCTGAAAAGCTATCCCGTGGTGGCGGGCGCAGGCATCCCGATGGTGGCGGGCGAGTTCGACCCGACGGTGTTTTCGGTGGCGGAACGAACGGCTTTTCCCAACGGGGTCACGGCTACCCGCCTGGTGCGCAACTAG
- a CDS encoding TetR/AcrR family transcriptional regulator — translation MVRRNEQRRAALVDAAIEVLAREGARGLTFRAVDGEAGVPAGTASNYFANRDELLTQAGARVYERLQPDDDSIPPGRGDRESYAQLMRELVSRVAGFRTGYLALLELRLEAARRPELRKVLTERVRADVDANVAYHQASGLPGDATAVKLLILALNWLIVEQLTLPDVFSEAEREQLITEAVERIVAAE, via the coding sequence ATGGTGCGGAGGAACGAACAGCGGCGGGCTGCGCTCGTCGACGCGGCGATCGAGGTCCTGGCGCGCGAGGGGGCGCGCGGGCTGACGTTCCGGGCGGTCGACGGCGAGGCGGGCGTGCCCGCGGGCACCGCGTCCAACTACTTCGCCAATCGGGACGAGCTGCTCACGCAGGCTGGCGCCCGGGTGTACGAGCGGCTGCAGCCGGACGACGACTCGATCCCGCCCGGTCGCGGGGACCGGGAGTCGTATGCCCAGTTGATGCGGGAGCTGGTCAGCCGGGTCGCGGGGTTCCGCACGGGGTATCTCGCGTTGCTGGAGCTGCGGCTCGAGGCCGCCCGGCGGCCGGAGTTGCGCAAGGTGCTGACGGAGCGCGTCCGGGCCGATGTCGACGCGAATGTCGCGTACCACCAAGCGTCCGGGCTGCCCGGCGACGCCACGGCGGTCAAGCTGCTGATTCTCGCGTTGAACTGGCTGATCGTCGAACAGCTGACGTTGCCGGACGTGTTTTCCGAGGCGGAACGGGAACAATTGATCACGGAAGCGGTCGAACGGATCGTCGCCGCCGAATAA
- the efeU gene encoding iron uptake transporter permease EfeU, translating into MQWADAVPNLMIGLREGLEAGLVVSILLAALRKIRPDESAEGPVSTAPVWLGVLGAVTVAGSFATILTFSTDVLSSRAQQIVGGSLSVLAVFLVTGMVFWMRRTAMGLSAQLRGEVERAVAIGAGALTLTAFLAVGREGLETTLFLWTAVKASGTTVAPLTGAALGLGLAILLCWLLYRRAVKLNLGVFFSRTAFVLIVIAAGVLSYGLGDLQDGGVLPGQSWVAFDLTGTLDPNSWWVSLISGVTELTPRMTVLQVTAWLAYLAVVIPLFVKAGRQPVERKPASEPEPAGKWERLAGKHTVVVAGALVLVPVAVAALVLTALPQAATGSAISVTDHDCAPEWKSAQAGTQTITVTNKTAKAGEIRLDDSSGGIVAEIETIGPATSATMSATLANGSYTFHCLMSGQATTASAPVQVSGGGTSDGPAPVKPVTTEDLTGPNQKYLAYAAQQLGTVSTGVGTVRADLAANNTEAAKKDWLTAQLAWERVGASYNSFGDAGTAVDGLPNGLPANTADPGFTGLHRLEYGLWHGQAPASLLPVADQLTQDLAALRGKLNTDDVAGDPTKLPIRAHEILEDAIRDHLSGMDDQGSGTAYAATDADIDVTRTVLVELTPLLNERAPGLVQTAAKQLDTLHEALVNHAPTTLAQRQAVNGAAGAVVETLSAVPTLLEVPPSH; encoded by the coding sequence GTGCAGTGGGCAGACGCGGTTCCGAACCTGATGATCGGCTTGCGCGAAGGGCTGGAAGCAGGCCTCGTGGTGAGCATCCTGCTGGCCGCGCTGCGCAAGATCCGGCCGGACGAAAGCGCGGAAGGTCCGGTGTCCACGGCCCCGGTATGGCTGGGCGTGCTGGGCGCGGTGACCGTAGCGGGCAGTTTCGCCACGATTCTCACCTTTTCCACCGATGTCCTTTCTTCGCGCGCCCAACAGATCGTCGGCGGCTCGTTGAGCGTGCTCGCGGTATTTCTCGTCACCGGCATGGTGTTTTGGATGCGCCGGACCGCGATGGGGCTTTCCGCGCAATTACGCGGCGAAGTCGAACGCGCGGTCGCGATCGGTGCGGGCGCGCTGACACTCACCGCGTTCCTGGCGGTCGGCCGCGAGGGCCTGGAGACCACGCTGTTCCTCTGGACGGCGGTGAAAGCGTCCGGCACCACGGTCGCGCCGCTGACCGGAGCGGCGCTCGGGCTCGGCCTCGCGATCCTGCTGTGCTGGCTGCTCTACCGTCGCGCCGTAAAACTCAACCTCGGCGTTTTCTTCAGCCGCACCGCTTTCGTGCTGATCGTCATCGCGGCCGGCGTCCTCTCCTACGGTCTCGGCGATCTCCAGGACGGGGGAGTGCTGCCCGGCCAGAGCTGGGTCGCGTTCGACCTCACCGGCACGCTCGACCCGAACTCGTGGTGGGTCTCGCTGATCAGCGGCGTCACCGAGCTCACGCCCCGGATGACCGTGCTGCAGGTGACGGCCTGGCTCGCCTACCTCGCCGTCGTGATCCCGCTGTTCGTCAAGGCCGGTCGGCAGCCGGTCGAACGCAAGCCCGCGAGCGAACCGGAACCGGCCGGGAAGTGGGAACGGCTGGCGGGCAAGCACACCGTGGTCGTCGCGGGCGCGCTGGTACTGGTGCCGGTCGCGGTCGCCGCTTTGGTGCTCACCGCGCTTCCCCAAGCCGCGACGGGTTCCGCGATCTCGGTGACCGACCACGACTGCGCGCCGGAATGGAAGTCCGCGCAGGCCGGGACGCAAACCATCACGGTGACCAACAAAACGGCCAAGGCGGGCGAGATCCGGCTAGACGACAGCAGCGGCGGCATCGTCGCGGAGATCGAGACAATCGGTCCGGCCACGAGCGCCACGATGTCCGCGACGCTCGCCAACGGGTCCTACACCTTCCACTGCCTGATGTCCGGTCAGGCCACGACCGCGTCGGCTCCGGTGCAGGTCAGCGGCGGTGGCACCAGCGACGGTCCGGCGCCGGTCAAACCGGTCACCACCGAAGATCTCACCGGGCCGAATCAGAAATATCTCGCATACGCCGCCCAGCAACTCGGCACCGTGTCGACTGGGGTGGGCACGGTCCGCGCCGATCTGGCTGCGAACAACACTGAGGCGGCGAAGAAAGACTGGCTGACCGCGCAACTCGCGTGGGAGCGCGTCGGCGCGTCCTACAACAGCTTCGGCGACGCGGGCACCGCAGTCGACGGCCTGCCGAACGGATTGCCCGCGAACACAGCCGATCCTGGCTTCACCGGGTTGCATCGCTTGGAGTACGGCTTGTGGCACGGCCAGGCTCCGGCGTCGCTGCTGCCGGTCGCCGACCAGCTCACCCAGGATCTCGCGGCCCTGCGCGGAAAACTCAACACCGACGACGTCGCGGGCGATCCCACGAAGCTGCCGATCCGCGCGCACGAAATCCTCGAGGACGCGATCCGCGACCATCTGTCCGGAATGGACGATCAAGGCAGCGGAACCGCGTACGCCGCGACGGATGCCGACATCGACGTCACCCGGACCGTCCTGGTTGAGCTGACTCCGCTGCTCAACGAGCGCGCCCCCGGCCTGGTCCAGACCGCCGCGAAGCAACTCGACACGCTGCACGAAGCGCTGGTCAACCACGCGCCCACGACCCTCGCCCAGCGGCAGGCCGTCAACGGCGCGGCCGGTGCGGTCGTCGAGACGCTGTCCGCGGTGCCCACTCTGCTCGAAGTTCCCCCGAGCCACTGA
- the efeB gene encoding iron uptake transporter deferrochelatase/peroxidase subunit — translation MTNVNRRNFLKGAAAGAAGTALTGGVLIGGAQADERSAGAAPAPATEYPFHGANQSGVLTPAPAEKQASAAFVAFDLLSNSKADLIALLHTLTDRARFLATGGTPPNLGVGRPPSDSEVLGPSVLADGLTVTVSFGASLFDRVGLAARKPTKLTPMKIFPDDAPEAAWMHGDLLIQLCANNPDTVHHALRDLTRHTRGAMQMRWKMHGYNPPPRPSGAGRNLLGFKDGTANPVGGEASGLVWVDDPAEPAWAHGGSYQVVRLIRMLVEFWDRVSINEQEKMFGRRRDSGAPLDGNAETDNPNYAADPQGAVIPLTAHIRKANPRTPATDNQRLVRRSYNYDLGVDANGELQAGHVFVCYQQDVRRQFETVQQRLAGEPLVDYVQPFGGGYFFTLPGVRDQGDWYASGLFA, via the coding sequence GTGACGAACGTGAACCGCCGCAACTTCCTGAAAGGCGCGGCCGCCGGTGCGGCAGGCACCGCGCTCACCGGAGGCGTGCTGATCGGCGGTGCCCAGGCCGACGAGCGCTCCGCTGGCGCGGCACCAGCGCCGGCGACGGAGTACCCGTTCCACGGGGCCAACCAGTCCGGCGTGCTCACCCCGGCGCCGGCCGAAAAACAGGCTTCCGCGGCCTTCGTGGCCTTCGATCTGCTCAGCAACTCGAAGGCCGACCTGATTGCGCTCCTGCACACGCTCACTGACCGGGCCCGCTTCCTCGCCACCGGTGGCACGCCGCCGAACCTGGGCGTCGGAAGGCCGCCGTCGGACAGCGAGGTGCTCGGCCCGTCCGTGCTCGCCGACGGCCTCACCGTCACGGTTTCGTTCGGCGCGAGCCTCTTCGACCGCGTCGGACTCGCTGCGCGGAAACCGACAAAGCTGACCCCGATGAAGATTTTCCCCGACGACGCGCCGGAAGCCGCCTGGATGCACGGCGACCTGCTGATCCAGTTGTGTGCCAACAACCCGGACACGGTGCACCACGCACTGCGCGACCTCACCCGGCACACCCGCGGCGCCATGCAGATGCGGTGGAAAATGCACGGCTACAACCCGCCTCCGCGGCCGTCCGGTGCGGGCCGGAACCTGCTGGGGTTCAAGGACGGCACGGCGAATCCGGTCGGCGGCGAGGCGAGCGGGCTGGTGTGGGTCGACGATCCGGCCGAGCCCGCGTGGGCGCACGGCGGCAGCTACCAGGTGGTGCGGTTGATCCGGATGCTGGTCGAGTTCTGGGACCGGGTGTCGATCAACGAACAGGAGAAGATGTTCGGCCGCCGCCGCGATTCGGGCGCCCCGCTCGACGGCAACGCCGAAACCGACAATCCGAACTACGCCGCGGATCCGCAGGGCGCGGTGATCCCGCTGACCGCGCACATCCGGAAGGCCAATCCGCGCACGCCCGCCACCGACAACCAGCGCCTGGTCCGCCGCTCCTACAACTACGACCTCGGCGTGGACGCGAACGGGGAACTCCAGGCCGGGCACGTGTTCGTCTGCTATCAGCAGGACGTGCGGCGGCAGTTCGAGACGGTGCAGCAGCGGCTGGCCGGCGAGCCGCTGGTCGATTACGTGCAGCCGTTCGGCGGCGGATATTTCTTCACGCTGCCTGGCGTACGCGACCAGGGCGACTGGTATGCCAGCGGGTTGTTTGCTTAG